From the genome of Thermodesulfobacteriota bacterium:
AGCAAACTTATAGATCAGCTTAGGATTAAAACCAACCTCAGGTATGATCTTAAATTTTTCGATTACGGTACACTTCCCAGATACGAGGTCAAAGCAAAGAGATTCAAGGATAAGCGGAAAAAATGATGATAACCGAAAATGAATTAAAAAAAATTGGTGACAAGATCAAACTACTTCGCAATACAGCTGAGGAGTTGAAAAGTCTGGCTAAAAACATTCCGGCAATAACAAGGAACACGACCCGACTGCTTGCCAGTGTAAAGATGATGGAACTGAATATTTCCGACTGTGTTGATTTTGATATATAGTGAAGGGGTCGGGAAGTTTTTATCAATGGACTTTTTTGTGAAACGTTTGTGCTTTAATGATTGTTGAAGGTTGGTCTGGGGAGAGCCATTTGCCGGTTTAAGCCGTAACAATCATATCAAAAAACTGACGTACGGCAGCTATCTCGCTAAGATTTGATTTGAACAAGCCCCCATAAATAGATTTCCACGGCGGCAATGATCGTCACTGCCTGTGTCGGTTTAACGAAAAAGATAGGGGGCGGGGACAGAGTGTTGCACTCATTTGTTAAGGCTTAAACCGGCAAATGGCTCTCCCCCAGGCCAACTGAATAGAGATGAAGAAACTCCTCCATTTCTTACATAGTTCATGGGCTGCTAAAGACTATCGTCGTATCAGGCCTGCTTTCTTTGTATTCGCCTCATAAAATTCACCAGCGGTTTCACCAAATCGATCGGCTTTTTTTTGCGTTTTTTGAAAATTTCCTCAAGAGAAAGATGGGGATCCTTTTCAGGATTTCTCAGATACAAACGTATCGAATTGAGTCGATCGATGATTTCCCTTTCGACCCGGTTTCGCAGTATTTTCTTCTTTTTTAGGATTTCCTCTTTTATGCCCGGGGAGGTATCTGTGTCCTTGAACTTGTTTAATTTATATTGAATGCGCATATTGATGAGCTCGAGCATTACTTTTTCGTAGTCCGCTCCGAGCCAGACCACTTCGGGTACAAGATCACCGAAGTGGGTGACCCCAAGCACATCCTTGTTCTGATTCCAGTAGTTCATCAGAAATTCGGGTTCAAGGTCTTTGTAGTTCTGCAGCGGCATATACATTCGCCTAAGGTGCATCAGTACTTTTTCAGTTTTTTTCTTATGGCCACCGATAATGACCGAACCGCCGACCTCGCCTTTTTTTACGCCCTTTGTCCACGGTGCGCCCGTGATTCCGAAATCATGATAGATCGGAATATTAAACAGAGCCGAAAGTGTGTTCAGGGCAAGAGCATACCCGGCTGAGGGCCCTCCCACACTATAGGAAGCTGAAAGGAGCTGGTGGTGGATTGAATATTTTTCCAGAAATTCCCCCAGCAGCCTGGCAATGCTGACTTTCGGTTCCAGGTCCTGGAGATAATTTTTTACCATGGTCAGGGCTTCTTTGGCCGACTGCTGGGTCATCTGGACAGCCATATCCAGCTCAGCTGCCGCCGGTGTCGAGGAGGAGACAGCACCGGTGACCAGAACTTTATCAGGGTCCAGGCTGTACGTAAGACTGGTGGCGATAGGAAGGAGTATTCCGGACACATCACTGGCCCCGACGCCGATAATAAAGCCAACCTGGGGTTCCTGGCTTAATTCCGCTTCCAGAAATTCATCCAGTTGGGCCTTGCCTTTCTTTACCGGGCTCTGGGAGATTTCTCCTTGTGCCGATAATAGATGGGATTCCATCAGAGGGTAATGTGCTTCATCTTGAATTTTTTTTAACAATTCCACGATTTCATCATAACGGTTGAGAAATTCATGGGGACTGTTTTTTGTCGCTGTCAAAATGGTCTCCGGTGCATCCACAGCATCGAGTATACCGATAAGGGTTTTGTAGTTAAACTTTATAAAGTTATCCCTGATTTTAGATGAAGCATCAAAGAGGTTACGATAACGCAAAAGCACTTCATATTCAGTACTTCGCAAGCTCATGGCTTTTTTCACAAAGGCCGCATAATCTGCCGGTGTATTGCACAAGCTTTCCGCCTGTTCAATAATGGCCTCCACATCAATTTCCCGGTCCAGCGGGACATCTTTTAGCGTGTTTTGGATAATTTTAGTGATATCTTTTTTCCCGAGCATTCCGGTAATTTCCAAAACCTTCAAGCGTTTTGAGCGGATCAGTGCCGGATCAAGGATATCCAGACGGTTCGTTGTAAGGGTGGTAAATACTCTGTTAAGGGGGATTTCTCCGTCAATGATGTTCAGTAATTTGTTGGTCAATTTGTCAGCAGGGGAACCGCCGGAGGCACTTCGTTTCGGAGCCAAAGAATCTCCTTCGTCAAAAAATACGATGGTCGGCGCAATCATTTTGGCGATATCATAAATTTTCTCAAGATTGTCCACTGCACCGTCGATAGGGTTAACCGGATCCTGTAGTGCGCTGGGGCTTGAGGAAATATCGTGGATATCGCTGTTTTCACTCAACCAGGACCTGATAAGAAAGGTTTTACCGCCTCCGGGGGGTCCCTTTAAAACCACGCCTTTTTCTTCTCTCACTTCATAGAACAGGCAGTTGTTGGCCATCTCGGAAAACGTATTTTTAATCGTCCCAACATATTCGTCCCAATTTACCCTGCGATCCATATGGTCGACGAATTTGTTGTAAAGGTCACCGTAAGAATTCTTTGCCACCAGTTCAAAAGCCTGCCTGATGAGCACAGCATCATCCAGGTAATCGGGCAGGAAGTCTCCCTTTATTTCTATGACGGACTGAACCAGTTTTCTGACATAAGCCGGAATGACTTTCAGGGTCCTTTCATCAAAGGTGGTAAAAAGTTTTTCAACAATATGATCCAGGTCATGGTCACTAATACAGGTAATGTTTTTATGGCAGATTACATCGTCACGTTCTCCCACCCGGATATCATTTCTTTTCAGCTCAAGCCGGACGATTTCTTTAAGGTTGTCCGCATTCTTCCAAAATTCTGAGATATCGATGATCTTACCCTTTTCAACAAAGCGTCGATAGATGGCGGAATCAAAACGTTCGGGTTGGTGGGTGGTGGCGATCAGCAGGCAATCGCGCCTGCCGTTTATGATTTCATCAATGACGATGTTCGATGTGTCGATTAAAGTTCGTTGCTGTCCCTCCAGTCCGGATTGGCGGTCATCCGCTTTTCCGAATGCGCTGTGTGCCTCCTCTATATGCCGGACGGATGTTTTTCTCGGATCTCCCATGGCTCTTTTAAAATAGTTACCCGGCTCACCGGCTAGCGCGGTCTGGTAATCATTGGGTGTGATCATGGTATAGTCCACCATGACCCCTTGCTCTTCGAGTTGAGACAGGTGGCTGGATATCCGCTTGCGGAATAGGAGCCTGATAAGCGGGAGACGGGAAAGCCGTTTGTAGAATTTTAATTTTTTCCTTCTTTCGATTTCAAAAGACAAGGTGGGATCCAGCTCATCTATGGTTTTCCAGAACATCTCCTGTGCAAGGATCTCTTCTTTTTTCCGTTTAAAATCGATTTCCGGAAGCACTTCATTTGCAAAAATTACTTTTTCAACCGCAGCTGTCAGGGTGCATGTTTTTCCACTTCCACTCGGGCCGGTGATAAGGAGAAGGGGAGCTTTGGGGACCGATGGATCGGAGAGGTATTCCTTTCTGATATGGGACCGGTAAACTTTTTCAAAAAGTGTGCGAAGCTCCCATGGGACATGCACATCTGCGAGCTCTTTTTCCAGAAGTGCCGTGAGATAAATATAATCTTTAGCCGAAACCTCCTTCTCCAGAATCTTATTCCATGCATCCTGAGGATTGGTCTGTCCTGAAATTTCAAAACGCCGCTGCCAGTCGGTGAGAATCTCAGGATCATTTAAGATGACGAACTTTCTATCGTGGGCAGACATGAAAAAGGATAACAAGGTTTCCAGTATGGTATTGACGACATCGGAGGGTGGCTTGTACTGATTCAGCCGTGAGCGCATAAATGCCCGGGTTTCATAGGGCCAGGATGCCACCAGTTCATCGATTTCACGGATGCGCTTTTCAGGAAGGCGCACATATTTAATTTCTTTTGTCAGCTTTCGGGCCATGGATCCTCTCCGAAAGTTTATTTGGATTGGCAGGAGCCGGAAGTGTCAATGCCGGGCTGCTTTGGGTATTTTGTATGACCACCGTATGCTGCCCCTCCTGATTCTTTTCGTAAGCTGTCGCCCATTTTTGTTGCGTTAAAAATTGAAGAAGGGCTGTATCAGTGGTTCCATCCGGTCGTCCGACGGTCTTTTGAAGGGCTTGAATTCCGTCAAGATAGGCGGCATACAGTTTCCGAATACGGCTGGCCTCCTGATCCGCGGCATAATTTTCCGCTTCGGCAATAAGCTGCCGTCGTTTTTTTTCCTCCGTGGCTTCAACCAGCTTATCCCCGAAACGGGTCTCTTTCAGTACAAAACTCACGATCTCGATACCGTATTTTCTTTCCAAC
Proteins encoded in this window:
- a CDS encoding AAA family ATPase; this translates as MARKLTKEIKYVRLPEKRIREIDELVASWPYETRAFMRSRLNQYKPPSDVVNTILETLLSFFMSAHDRKFVILNDPEILTDWQRRFEISGQTNPQDAWNKILEKEVSAKDYIYLTALLEKELADVHVPWELRTLFEKVYRSHIRKEYLSDPSVPKAPLLLITGPSGSGKTCTLTAAVEKVIFANEVLPEIDFKRKKEEILAQEMFWKTIDELDPTLSFEIERRKKLKFYKRLSRLPLIRLLFRKRISSHLSQLEEQGVMVDYTMITPNDYQTALAGEPGNYFKRAMGDPRKTSVRHIEEAHSAFGKADDRQSGLEGQQRTLIDTSNIVIDEIINGRRDCLLIATTHQPERFDSAIYRRFVEKGKIIDISEFWKNADNLKEIVRLELKRNDIRVGERDDVICHKNITCISDHDLDHIVEKLFTTFDERTLKVIPAYVRKLVQSVIEIKGDFLPDYLDDAVLIRQAFELVAKNSYGDLYNKFVDHMDRRVNWDEYVGTIKNTFSEMANNCLFYEVREEKGVVLKGPPGGGKTFLIRSWLSENSDIHDISSSPSALQDPVNPIDGAVDNLEKIYDIAKMIAPTIVFFDEGDSLAPKRSASGGSPADKLTNKLLNIIDGEIPLNRVFTTLTTNRLDILDPALIRSKRLKVLEITGMLGKKDITKIIQNTLKDVPLDREIDVEAIIEQAESLCNTPADYAAFVKKAMSLRSTEYEVLLRYRNLFDASSKIRDNFIKFNYKTLIGILDAVDAPETILTATKNSPHEFLNRYDEIVELLKKIQDEAHYPLMESHLLSAQGEISQSPVKKGKAQLDEFLEAELSQEPQVGFIIGVGASDVSGILLPIATSLTYSLDPDKVLVTGAVSSSTPAAAELDMAVQMTQQSAKEALTMVKNYLQDLEPKVSIARLLGEFLEKYSIHHQLLSASYSVGGPSAGYALALNTLSALFNIPIYHDFGITGAPWTKGVKKGEVGGSVIIGGHKKKTEKVLMHLRRMYMPLQNYKDLEPEFLMNYWNQNKDVLGVTHFGDLVPEVVWLGADYEKVMLELINMRIQYKLNKFKDTDTSPGIKEEILKKKKILRNRVEREIIDRLNSIRLYLRNPEKDPHLSLEEIFKKRKKKPIDLVKPLVNFMRRIQRKQA